A DNA window from Candidatus Hydrogenedentota bacterium contains the following coding sequences:
- a CDS encoding GMC family oxidoreductase, whose amino-acid sequence MSTSTHYDVIIIGSGAGGGTLAYRLAPTGKRILIIERGDFVPREKENWDSHAVVVENRYHVHEAWLDKKGKEFLPGTHYYVGGNTKFYGAALVRLRKEDFGELKHHGGVSPAWPIGYDELEPYYTEAERLYHVHGERGTDPTEPYASAPYDHPPLSHEPRIREIADGLKAQGHNPFPMPVGIMLDEKNPRTSKCIRCDSCDGFPCLLHAKADAQTVCVEPALSHPNVSMMTNAYVSSLKCNGTGRAVSEVVVQRNGNTESLSADIVVVSCGAINSAALLLRSASERHPHGLANGSGMVGRYYMCHVNTMFLAMSQHRNDTKFNKTIGLNDFYFGSKEWEHPMGHISLISKVDANILRAGAPRIVPGMTLELMASHAVPFWLTTEDLPDPDNRVTLSKEGRITLNYAPNNEESHKRLIAKLKSLLKHIECQEHTIPLQAYVPGRIPLAGVAHQNGTIRFGHDPQSSVLDTTCKAHELDNLYVVDASFFPSCGAVNPALTIMANALR is encoded by the coding sequence ATGTCCACGTCGACCCACTATGACGTCATCATCATTGGCTCAGGCGCAGGCGGAGGAACGCTCGCCTACAGGCTTGCGCCCACAGGCAAGCGCATTCTGATCATCGAGCGTGGAGACTTCGTGCCGCGCGAGAAGGAGAATTGGGATAGCCACGCGGTGGTTGTCGAGAATCGATACCACGTGCACGAGGCGTGGCTCGACAAGAAGGGCAAGGAGTTCTTGCCGGGTACTCACTACTACGTGGGAGGCAACACGAAGTTCTACGGGGCTGCGTTGGTGCGATTGCGGAAGGAAGACTTCGGTGAGCTAAAGCACCACGGCGGGGTGTCGCCGGCTTGGCCAATCGGGTACGACGAGCTTGAGCCGTACTACACGGAGGCGGAGCGCCTGTATCACGTCCACGGAGAGCGCGGAACCGATCCGACTGAACCGTATGCCAGCGCACCGTATGACCATCCTCCGCTGAGTCACGAACCACGGATTAGAGAGATTGCGGACGGGTTGAAAGCGCAAGGGCACAATCCGTTTCCGATGCCAGTAGGAATCATGCTGGACGAGAAGAACCCGCGAACCAGCAAGTGCATTCGCTGCGATTCGTGCGACGGCTTTCCCTGTTTGCTCCATGCCAAAGCGGATGCTCAAACCGTTTGCGTAGAGCCCGCGCTGAGTCACCCCAACGTGTCAATGATGACCAATGCCTACGTGTCTTCGTTGAAGTGCAACGGGACTGGCCGCGCCGTGTCTGAAGTTGTCGTTCAACGGAACGGCAACACGGAATCGCTGTCGGCCGATATCGTCGTGGTCTCGTGCGGGGCAATCAACTCGGCGGCGTTGCTGTTGCGTTCCGCAAGCGAAAGGCATCCTCATGGCTTGGCAAATGGTTCCGGTATGGTCGGCCGCTACTACATGTGCCACGTGAACACGATGTTCCTGGCCATGTCGCAGCATCGAAACGACACGAAGTTCAACAAAACCATCGGACTCAATGACTTCTATTTCGGCTCGAAGGAGTGGGAACATCCGATGGGGCACATCTCGCTCATCAGTAAAGTGGACGCGAACATTCTGCGCGCGGGCGCGCCGCGTATTGTTCCTGGCATGACGCTGGAACTCATGGCGAGCCATGCGGTGCCGTTCTGGTTGACGACCGAGGACTTGCCAGACCCTGACAATCGCGTAACGCTCAGCAAAGAAGGGCGAATCACGCTGAACTACGCGCCGAACAACGAAGAATCTCACAAGCGCCTTATCGCAAAGCTGAAGAGCCTGCTGAAGCACATCGAGTGCCAGGAGCACACCATTCCGCTGCAAGCGTACGTTCCGGGGCGTATTCCGCTAGCAGGAGTTGCGCACCAAAATGGGACGATTCGGTTCGGTCACGATCCCCAATCCTCGGTACTCGATACGACGTGCAAGGCCCATGAGCTGGACAACCTCTATGTCGTGGACGCGAGCTTCTTTCCGTCGTGCGGCGCGGTGAACCCCGCGTTGACGATTATGGCGAACGCGCTGCG
- a CDS encoding aquaporin produces the protein MWTRLRNHFPEYVMEATLLGCFMISACAFATMLYHPASPVSQSVRGEGTRRALMGIAMGLTAVGLIHSPWGKQSGAHMNPAVTLTFYRLGKIASVDAIAYVAAQFSGAILGVLISYAAIGEPVAHRSVNFVVTLPGPHGSAVAFVAEAVMAFGMMALVLTMSNRPALARYTGVGAGCLVALYIAIEAPLSGMSINPARSMGSAVVGGVWSAIWIYLTAPIVGMALAAEFYVRLPWIRATACAKLHHQNTKRCIFCEYAEERQGTTVRCTETQPNSIYAKG, from the coding sequence ATGTGGACGAGACTTCGCAATCACTTCCCCGAGTACGTCATGGAAGCGACGCTTCTTGGATGCTTCATGATCTCTGCATGCGCCTTCGCGACAATGCTGTACCACCCAGCTTCGCCGGTATCCCAGTCGGTGCGTGGCGAGGGAACCCGCCGCGCTCTGATGGGAATTGCGATGGGGCTTACGGCGGTAGGGTTGATTCACTCGCCGTGGGGAAAGCAGTCCGGCGCCCATATGAATCCCGCGGTGACGCTCACGTTCTACCGTCTGGGGAAGATCGCTTCAGTTGACGCAATCGCATACGTAGCTGCTCAGTTTTCCGGGGCGATACTTGGCGTCCTCATCTCGTATGCGGCGATTGGTGAGCCGGTCGCGCACAGGTCGGTAAATTTCGTCGTAACGTTGCCTGGTCCGCATGGAAGCGCGGTTGCCTTTGTGGCGGAGGCGGTGATGGCATTCGGCATGATGGCGCTAGTTCTGACGATGTCAAACCGTCCAGCGCTTGCGCGCTACACAGGCGTCGGAGCCGGGTGTCTCGTGGCGCTCTACATTGCCATTGAAGCACCGTTGTCTGGAATGAGCATCAATCCCGCGCGGTCGATGGGAAGTGCGGTCGTGGGCGGAGTCTGGTCGGCAATCTGGATCTACCTGACGGCTCCCATCGTCGGCATGGCATTGGCCGCGGAGTTCTATGTGCGCTTGCCATGGATTCGCGCAACCGCGTGCGCAAAGTTACATCACCAAAACACGAAGCGCTGCATCTTCTGCGAGTACGCGGAGGAGCGGCAAGGAACGACCGTACGCTGCACGGAAACGCAGCCCAACTCTATCTATGCGAAAGGGTGA
- a CDS encoding redoxin domain-containing protein — protein MRLFKRPNPVLSKLYTAALIAVAAIPAWSARADTADFTLKEAGGEKTFQLSQAKGRYVALHFLLKTDCPNCLKYVRSYMQSGEAAEEVEHVFVKPDSEDAIIAWAAPLKDAGGKTPVIYRDPDAQLAEALRVPNGYEFHGETVHFPALIVFGPDGMEVFRYTGKDTMDRYPVDAFVKKLSELRRLRALANYNLDKAKLALQGYDPVSYFEGNAPMEGKKEFSAQYAGGTYYFVNAASRDKFLANPDKYLPAYGGWCASAMAFGKKVEIDPENYKITNGRLFLFYKSLIQNALNDWNKHEAQWTVDADKHWKEISGEA, from the coding sequence ATGCGATTGTTCAAACGCCCTAACCCTGTCTTGTCGAAGCTGTACACGGCGGCTCTGATCGCGGTCGCGGCAATTCCGGCGTGGTCTGCGCGCGCGGATACCGCGGACTTCACGCTCAAAGAAGCCGGCGGCGAGAAAACGTTTCAGTTGTCGCAAGCCAAAGGACGCTATGTGGCCCTGCACTTTCTTCTGAAGACCGATTGTCCGAATTGTCTGAAGTATGTGCGAAGTTACATGCAGAGCGGGGAAGCGGCTGAGGAAGTGGAACATGTATTCGTGAAGCCGGACTCGGAAGACGCGATCATTGCGTGGGCAGCGCCGTTGAAGGATGCAGGAGGCAAAACCCCTGTCATCTACCGAGACCCCGACGCGCAGCTTGCCGAAGCGCTGCGTGTACCAAACGGATATGAGTTTCATGGCGAGACGGTCCACTTCCCGGCGTTGATCGTGTTCGGACCGGACGGCATGGAAGTCTTTCGCTACACAGGGAAAGACACGATGGACCGTTACCCGGTTGACGCCTTCGTGAAGAAGCTAAGCGAACTGCGACGTTTGCGCGCCTTGGCCAATTACAACCTCGACAAAGCAAAGCTCGCCCTTCAAGGGTACGACCCCGTCTCCTACTTTGAAGGCAACGCGCCAATGGAAGGCAAGAAGGAGTTCAGCGCCCAGTACGCGGGAGGGACGTATTACTTCGTCAACGCGGCAAGCCGCGACAAGTTCCTTGCCAATCCCGACAAGTACCTGCCCGCGTACGGGGGGTGGTGCGCGTCGGCGATGGCCTTTGGAAAGAAGGTAGAAATCGATCCTGAAAACTACAAGATCACCAATGGCCGCCTCTTCCTCTTCTACAAGAGCCTCATTCAGAACGCGCTCAACGACTGGAACAAGCACGAAGCGCAATGGACCGTTGACGCCGACAAGCATTGGAAAGAGATCTCGGGAGAGGCCTAG
- a CDS encoding DoxX family protein → MQAAVSWPLQIIVVAILVQTLYFKFTGAEESVYIFTKLGMEPYGRIGSGIAELIASVLLLVPATVSVGAVLSLGVISGAIVSHLTKLGIEVQGDGGLLFALALVVWAGSLIVAVVRRKQLPILGAWL, encoded by the coding sequence ATGCAAGCCGCTGTGAGCTGGCCGCTACAGATCATCGTGGTCGCAATACTCGTACAGACTCTGTACTTCAAGTTTACTGGCGCCGAGGAATCAGTCTACATCTTCACGAAGTTGGGAATGGAGCCGTACGGACGAATTGGGTCGGGAATCGCGGAGCTCATCGCGTCCGTCCTGTTGTTGGTTCCTGCGACTGTGAGCGTCGGCGCAGTGCTTTCGCTTGGTGTAATCAGCGGAGCGATTGTCAGTCACCTCACTAAGTTGGGCATTGAGGTTCAAGGCGATGGCGGTTTGCTGTTTGCCTTGGCGCTGGTTGTTTGGGCTGGCAGCCTTATCGTGGCAGTGGTGAGACGAAAACAACTTCCTATTCTTGGAGCCTGGTTGTGA